GTCGGTATCGACTGCCACATCGGTTCGCAATTGCTGACGCTGACGCCGTTCATGGATGCGCTGCAACGCCTGCTGGCATTGGCGGAACGTTTGCAAACGCAAGGGATCAAGATTCACCATCTCGATATTGGCGGTGGTTTGGGCGTGCGTTATCAGGAAGGGCAGGCAGCGCCTTCGCCCGCTGATTACATGGCGCAATTGTTCACCGACGAACGCTTGCGTCAGTATGAAATTTTCGTCGAACCGGGCAGGGCGATTGCCGCTAATGCCGGTATTTTGGTGACAGAAGTCGAATTCCTGAAAATGTCGGAATACAAGAATTTTGCCATTGTGGATGCGGCGATGAACGATTTGATTCGCCCCGCCTTATACAGCGCTTGGCAGGAAATTATTCCGGTCGTGCCGCGTGAAGGCGAAACTGCGACTTACGACATTGTGGGTCCGGTGTGCGAGACCAGCGATTTTCTGGGCAAGGAACGTGACCTCAATATCCAGCCCGGCGATTTTCTGGCAGTGCGTTCGTCGGGTGCGTATGGTTTTACCATGTCGTCCAATTACAATACCCGTCCGCGTGCGGTGGAAGTGATGGTGGATGGTGATACGGTGCACGTCGTGCGCCAGCGTGAAACCTTGGATGATTTATTGCGTGGGGAACAGGTGTTGCCCTAACTGCTATATTATGTGTCTCAGCAGCGACTGATTAATTTTATCAGAAAATCCGCCACTACCGTCTGGCGGATTTTTTTTGCACTTCAGCTTTTTTACGCCGAAAAAAACCTGTTTGGCACGCAGGCTGGGCTATTCTTAAGGGATGCAACAGCCGTGAATCCATTCAACTAACAGCAGACGGAGTAGTTTATGCCAGCACCCAATAGCACCACAGAACACCACGAAGCCGGTGTTGTGTTGTCGAAGCGCGGCAAGGTGACGGCACGTAATAGCGGCGGCGAGTCACGTATTCTCAAACGCGGCGACATCGTGTTTGTGGATGACATAGTACACACAGTGCGTGGAGCCAATGCGCAACTCAAGATGAATGACGCGAATATTGTGATGTTACGCGGTGGTTGTGCCTTCCGTGTCAGCGTTTACCAACAACAGCAAACGTATGGGCATCATACGGCACAGCGTTACGAATACATTGGCGGTGCATTGCGCGAAAGTCGCCGCGAATCTAACCACTTGATGGATTTGGGGATTTACTGAGCGGCTTTTCCGCCGAGGCATTGCTGAAAACTATCCGCTGCGGTTTGCAGTAACGTCGGGTAGGTGTCTTTATCCAGCGTTAATTCCATTCCCAAGGGGTCGAGTTCGCCAAGGCGAATGTTGCTACCTTCCACCAAGGTTTTGACCATAGCAGGTGAAAACTGCGGCTCTTGAAACAAGCAAACTGCCCGTTTTTCCTCAATAATCTTGCGAATATCCTGTACATGGCGTGCACCCGGCAAGCGGGAAATATCCAGCGTCACCGCACCCGCAAAATTCAAGCCGTAATGGGTGTCAAAGTGTTGCCAAGCATCGTGAAAGCTCAGGTAAGGTTGTTGGCTTAACGGGGCAAGTTGTTGACGGATACGCGCATCGGTGGCTTCAATTTGCGCAATCAGTTGCTGGGCATTGGCGAGATAGTCGGCTTGGTGGGCGCTATCGGCGGCACTCAGGGCGCGGGCAATTTCCCGGCTCATGGCAATGGCATTCACCGGGTTTAACCATAAGTGCAGATCGGCGCTGTTTGCGGCGTGTCCCGCGTGGTCATCGCCGTGTTGATGGCGCGAGCCAAGTGCTTGAATGCCCGTTGTGTCCGCAAAGGTAATCACCGCTCTGGTGGGGATGGCGGTCGCTAACGGTTTGTCGAGAAATGTTTCCAGCCCACTGCCGATGCGGAATACCACGCGAGCCGTTTCCAGCGTGCGCATGTCCGACGGTTTGAGGGCGTAATGGTGTGGGGATGCGCCATCGGGCAACAGTTGACGGATTTCCAATGGGCTATTTTCGCCGCCAGCAATCGCGTACACCAGCGCGTGAATGGGTTTGATGGTGCTGACAATTACGGGTTTGGCGGGTGGTTCCACTTGGCATGACTGCAAAACGGGTAAGCATAACAGCAGCAAAATCGTTAGAATACGCAGCATTTTTTCACTCTTTAATTATGTTGGCAGGCATGTCCACCACACAAACTGTATTAGCAAAGTTATCGCACATCGGCTTGAACTTCGGACAACGGGTGATTTTGCACGATGTTAGCCTCGAAGTGTACCCGGAAAGTGTGTTGACCTTAATTGGCCCCAATGGTGCGGGTAAATCCACCGTGCTGAAAATCTTGCTGGGTTTGCAAGCACCTGAGCGTGGCACGGTGTGGCGAATGCCGGGGTTGCGCGTGGGGTATGTGCCGCAAAAATTTCACCTTGATCGTTTGTTACCGCTGACGGTGGCGCGTTTTATTGGTTTGAATTTGCCCCGGCATAATGCCGCTGCGGTGCGCGAAAGTGCGGTGGAGGTTGGGGTTGAGGATTTACTGCCACAAGCGGTGCAATCGCTTTCCGGTGGGGAATTACAGCGGGTGTTGCTGGCGCGGGCATTGCTGAATAAACCGCAATTGCTGGTGTTGGATGAGCCGGGGCAAGGGGTCGATGTGACTGGGTTGAGTGATTTGTACCAGCTTATCAACCGCTTGAAACTGGTACACGGGTACGGGGTACTGATGGTGTCGCACGATTTGCATCTAGTGATGGCGGCAACCGATCAGGTGTTGTGCTTGAATCAGCATATTTGCTGTTCGGGGCAGCCGGAAGCGGTGTCGCGCCACCCCGAATATTTACGTCTGTTTGGGGATTTGCGCCCGGCGGGTTTGGCGGTTTACACCCACCATCATGACCATCAGCACGATATGCACGGGTGCATTGTGCCATTGCCAGCCGCTCAGCAGGAACATAAGCATGGATGATTTTATCACACGGGCGCTACTCGCGGGCTTGGCGGTGGTGTTGATGAGCGGTTTGCTGGGCGTATTCCTGTTGTGGCGGCGCATGGCGTATTTTGGCGATACCTTGTCGCACTCGGCGCTATTGGGTGTGGCATTGGGCTTGATGACAGGCATGAGCTTGAATCTGTGGGTGATTGCGGTGTGTGTGGTCGTGGCGTTGCTGATGTTGTATGTGCAACATAATCCCGCCTTAGGCAGTGATACCTTGCTGAGTATTATTGGTCACAGTGCATTGGCGTTGGGTACGGTGGCGTTGACATTCCTACCAAATGTCAGGGTTGATCTCATGGCGTATCTGTTTGGTGATATTCTCGCAGTAACGCACTCGGATATTGTATTGACTTGGAGTTTGGCGTTAGTGGTCGTCGGAGTCATGGTGTGGATTTGGCGACCGCTGTTGTCCCTGAGTGTCCACGCGGAATTGGCGCAAGTGGAGGGGGTGAAGGTTTGGCGGATCAGTGCGGTTTACATGCTGTTGATTGCGTTAATGGTGGCGGTGGCGATGAAGGTCGTGGGCGTGTTGCTGTTGACGGCTTTGCTGATTATTCCGGCGGCAACGGCGCGGCGTTTGGCGCGTACCCCGGAACAAATGGCACTGTTTGCTGTGGTGGTCGGGGTGTGTGCATTACTGGCTGGCATGGGGCTTTCCTTGCAATTGGATACCCCGACTGGCCCTAGTATTGTGGTATCCGCGAGTATTTTGTTCTTGTTGGTGCAGCTCATGCCTCAACGTGGCGCATGAAAGGTGCAGTCTGGTAAGAAACCTATTGTGCGTTGCACCATAAAGTGTTACAAGGACGTTAACTAGGGTTATCCCTAAGCCTGTCATGATTAACCAAGGTGGCCTGTATTTATGGAAATTACCGCTGTCTATCCGGGGACGTTTGACCCGATCACCAAAGGGCATCTTGATTTGATCAAGCGTGCCAGCAAGTTGTGCGCGCGGGTGGTGGTGGGGGTGGCATCCAACCCTAAAAAGAAACCGCTATTTTCCTTAGAAGAGCGCGTTGCCATGATTCAGCACGAATTGGTCGAGCAACATCTGGATACGCAGGTAACAGTGAGAGGCTTTGAGGGGTTGCTGGTCGATTTTGCGCGTGAACAGAATGCACGGGTTTTGATCCGGGGGATGCGGGCGGTTTCCGATTTCGAGTTTGAATTCCAGTTAGCCAGCATGAATCGCAGCCTTGCGCCGGACGTGGAGTCGGTGTTTTTAATGCCGGGTGAAAGTTTCTCTTTCATTTCGTCGACCTTGGTGAAGGAAGTGGCAATCTTGAATGGCGATGTGTCGCGCTTTGTGGCACCGCATGTGCTGGCGGAACTGAAGCACAAAATAGTACAAATTCGCAGTGAGCGTGGGTTGAACTAGAAAAAGTCTGAGTATTGTTATTTTGACGGAAGTTAATGTTATCTTTCAGGGCAGATTGATAGAATCGCCCCACACAGCTATTCGAGAGGAAAAATTTTATGGCATTGATGATTACTGACGAATGCATTAACTGCGATGTTTGCGAGCCAGAGTGCCCGAATAACGCCATTTCCGCCGGTGATGAAATTTATGTGATTGACCCGAAACGTTGCACCGAATGCGTCGGGCATTACGATGAGCCGCAATGTGTGTCGGTGTGTCCGGTGGATTGCATTCCGCTTGACCCTGATCACAAGGAATCCAAAGAACAGTTACAGTTAAAGTATCAGGCATTGATGGCTGAAAGCTAAAATGTATGCTGCTTTGCTGACAGTGAAACGCCCGCATATGCGGGCGTTTTGGCGTATGGCTATAACACGTTAAGAAATGCGACCAGTTGTTGTATTTCGGTAGCGTCGAGCTGAATGAGGGGGAGGTCGTTGCCGTCTTTCGTGTTGGGTTGCGCGGCTTGCGTGTAGTAGTCGATGACTTGTTCTAAAGTGGCGAAGCGTCCGTCATGAAAATAAGGCGCAGTCTGTGCCACGTTGCGCAAGCTCGGTACTTTAAACGCGCCACTGACGGCATGGCGGCTGCGGGTCAGGAATTGCAGTTCGGTACAGGTTTCCACTGGTGCGTCGCTGTGTTTGCCTTGGCAATTGAAGCGGTCGGTGCGCAGCGTATCCAGCACGGCAGCGCGTCCGCTGTCTTTACCGGGAATACCCGTGCCGATATTTTGGAAGGTTTGGTTGCTAAGCAAGGCACCGGAATGGCAGAGGATGCATTGTGCTTTGCCGATAAACAGTTTTGCTCCGGCACTTTCGCTAGGGGTGAGTGCGGCGGGGTGCTGGGTGAGGGTGTCCAGCTTATTCGGGGCAAGGTTGAGGCTGCTGACATAAGTGGCGAGGAATTTGCCCGTGGCAGCGAATACGGCGTCAATCTGTTCCCGTTGGGCTTGTGGCATCTGTTTCCATGCTTGTAATTGTGCCAAATCACCTTGGGGTGAGGCGGCTGTAGGCGGCTGTTGGAGCGTATCCGCTGTTGCAATATTTCCCAGTAAGGCTTGGTATTGGGGCTGATAGTGCGCGTCGGCGAGCAGAAAATGCACTAGTTCGGTGCGGGTTAAGCCGTGTTCGGCGGGGTTTTCCAGCGGTTCTAAGGCTTGTGACCAGAGGCTGTCTTTGCGCCCGTCCCAGAAAAACCAGTCTTGATGGGCAACACCGAGCAGGGCGGGGGTGTTGCGTGTGCCGGTTGCCAAGGCGACGGCTACCGGTTTGCCATCACTGAAAGCTTTATTCGGCTGGTGACAGGTGGCGCAGGCAATCTTGCCATTACGACTCAGACGGCGGTCGAAAAACAAGTCACGCCCCAGTGCCAGTGCTTGTGGGTGTTGCGCAAAGCGGTTGCTGGGGTCAGTTACCGGAGGTAAGTTTGCCAACGTAAGGGATTGCAGCTTGGCGAGTTCTGCTGCCGTCCATTGCCGGTTGGTGTTGTGGCTACCGCTCATGCCTAGCAACGCTGTCAGCAATAGTAAGCAGGCAAGGTATTTCATAACGTGAACCAAAACACGATTTTGTCTTGTGCAGCGGGCGTAGTGTCCGAATGCAGTAAGAAACCTAGCACCCATTCTCCCGGCATACTGTATTTCAAACCGTCGATGCGGAACTCACCGGGTTTGCCCGTTGGTACGGCTTGCGGGGCGGTGGGTAAGCCATGCCCGTGGGAAGGCATTCCACCATCCACGGCAATGATGAGGTCGGCGGGCAGGGCTTGCGGGCTGTCCACTTGCAAGCGGCACTCCTGAAATGTACCAACGCTGGGGGGCGCGGCACAGGTCAGGGTGGCTTGGTACAGCGCTTTGCTGCTGGCTTGTTTGAGTTGCCAAGCAATATTCGCGGTGCTGTCCTGGCAGCCTACCAAGAGCAGGCTGAGTGTCAGGGTGAGCAGTTTTGTTAGCATGGTTGTGTGCTCAAGTTGTCCGAAGTATTACTGGAAACGATACGCGAAATAGCGTGGGTTTGCCGAAGCATTCGGATAAACGTCTTCAGTCGTGCCACCAAAGACAGCATTGTTGCCCCGGAACATCAGGCGTAAGTTGGTGGTGCTGCCCAGCCAGCTACGCGGGAAACTGAATTCCGCCGTTTGTCCGCTGAAGGCGTTGGTGGTGCTGCCTTGCGGTACCCAGCTCCAACTGTCGCCGTCGCCGGTATAGCGCCAGAGCGTGCGCCCTTCCAGCATGTATTCGGCTCCTACTGCGCCATTGTCGTAGCCGGTGGTGCTATTGCTATCCGTGTCGAAATAGACTTGGTATGCCCATAACTTGCTGGTATCCACCGCATTGAGGGTGCGGTAAGCAAGGTAGACGTTGCTGCTGTCGTGCGCCAGCCAGCCTTCTTGCCAGTCGAGTGGATTATTGGCACCGGCTACGTCTATTGGATCAATCCCGAAAGAGGTCAGGCTGTTCCAGTCACTCAGATTGCCATTGATGCTGAGATTGGCGGCAGGATTGCTAATGCTGGTTGCTGTACCTGTGCCGGTGGGCGTGTACATTTTATAGGTGAAATAGCGAGTGGTGCTGGTGGTGTTGAACGCGCCATCGGGGTAAACGTCTTTTGCATCCCCACCAAACGCAGCATTATTACCCCAGAAGAGTAAGCGGAATTCGCTGCTATTGCCCAACCAGCTACGCGGGAAGCTGAATTCTGCGGCAGTGCCACTGGTTTGTGATGTCATACGGCCTTGGTATGCCCAACTCCAGCTTGTGCCATTACCGGTATAACGCCACAGGTTTGCGCCTTCCAGCAAATAGTCTGCGCCCAGTGCACCGGTACGGTAGCCGCTGGTGGTGCTGGCGTCGGTATCCAAATACGCCTGATAACCCCAGAAACCGCTGGTGTCGATGTTATCTTTGGTTTGGTAGGCCAGGTAAATACGGTCAGCATCATTGGCTGCCCACGCTTCCAGCCAGTTGAGCTTGTTGTTAGTACCGCTTACGTCATCGGGATCCCTCCCAAACGAGGTCAGGCTTGTCCAGTCGTTGAGGTTGCCGTTGACGCTGATGCCATTGGCATTATTCGACACGGTGCCATTTGCAGGCGGCGGCGGTGGAGGTGTGGTATCAGCCGTGGTTTCGGCGCTAGTGCTCAAGGGGTTTTTGTCATGCCAGTCACGCGGAATGACGCGGATGTGGCTCCAGTGGGTATCCATACGCGGTGCATCTTCGGCACGTGGCATGTGGTAGAAAGTGGTGGAAGGCCATACCACAATGTCTTGTCCGCCGAGGCTCTCATTATTCACAAACGCGCTCAGGTTTTCTGCACAGCCGTTGGTGGTAGGATTGTGGGAGGCAAATAATTCACAGCTTTTTTGCTTGGTGACGTAGAAATCGTTGTGGGTGAACGGTTCGGTGCTGGGGCCAACGTCACGTTGCACCGATTCGGGGAGCTGGATTTCGTAGGAAAGCGCTAAGCCTTTGCTGTTTTTCAGGCTGCCATCCATGACACGCCAACTGCGTAAGGTGGCAGGGTTGACGGAACGGGCGGCTTCGCTGGTGAAGGGGGTGTTGGCGCGGGTTAGTTTCCCGGCGTTTTGGGTGTAGTTGATTTCTTCCACTACATCATCATTGCCGGTGCCACCGAGGTCGAAGTCCAGTTTCCAGAAGAAATTGTGTAAGTGCGCAATCCCGACTTTATTGCTTTCCAAGAGCCAGCCGTGTTCGGCAATGTTGGCTGCGCCAAAGCGTTGCAGCGCACCGGTCGCACCGATACTGGGTTCGATAGCGCCGTCATCCAGAAAGCGCCATTGGGGGATGTAGTTATACGCCCCGATGGCGGCAACGCTGAACAGGCTCAGGGCATCGCCTTGCAAGCGGTCGTTGTCGACGCTGTAAGCATCATCGCGGGGGGTGACTTGCTGGCACAGCACATTTTTGCCGGAATAGCTGAGCAATTGCCCACCGACGCATTCTTGTGCCGTCAACGCGGACATGTAATTACCGCCTAAGCCATAGTCAGATACGTCATGATAGCGTGCGCCATTGTCGTCGTAGGGAACGTGGATTTGCGCCACGGCTGCTTGATACAACACCATGCGGCGCGTGCCGTTTTTGGGCGTGTAATGGATATTGTGCAACACAATGCCTTCGCGGTTACGGTGTTCCCAGCACATATCCCAACGTGATTGATTGGGCAGGGTGGCTTCAACGTAATACTGATCGGCGCAAAATTCGGCTGCTTGCACGCTGTTAGGTAAACAGTTGCCGAGTGCCAGCAGGGCAGTGGCGGCATAGGCATAAACTGATGATTTCATTGTTATCGTTCTCACTATCAGAAGGGGTTGGTGGAGTGCCAGTCACGCGGTAACAGTTGGAAACTGCTCCACACAGTACCGATGCGATTGCTGTCTTCGCTACGTGGGAGGTGGTGGTAACTTTGTTTGTACCACACCACGATGTCCTGTTGGTTGAGGCTTTCAGCGTTAACAAACTGGCTGACATTGGCGGTGCAATTGCTGGTGGGGTTATTGGCAGCGTGTTTTTCACAGGCGTTATAACGGGTAAAAAACACGTCATTTGCCAGCCAAGGGGTATTGCTGCTATTGGCGCGGCTGTGGTCATAACGGTTGGGGATCAGTTCGTAGGAGATTTGCCCGACACTGCCATTGGTGAGAATGCCATCGCGGATGCGCCAGAAACGTTTGGTTTCGGGGTCAAAGTTGCGCCCGGTTTCGGTGTTGAGTCGGGTGATGGTTTTGGTTTTGCGTAAGCGATCGGCACTGGGGGTGCTGATGATTTCTTCCACCACATCATTCGCATGGGTGGTGTCGAGGTCGAAATCCAAGCGCCAGAGGGCGTGATCGGTGAAGCCGGTGGCGATCTTGCCGCTTTGCATGGCGGGCCAGCCGTATTGGGTGGCGCTGGCATCAACGACGGGTAATTCACCGCTTAAGCCGAGGCTGGGTTCAATCGTGCCGTTTTCGTAAAAGCGCCAGCGTACTGCGTAATTGCGCGAGCCGATTTGCGAGTGACTGCTCAGTTCCCACAATTGCCCTTGGCGTTGGGTGGTGTATTTGTAGGAATAGCCGTGGTTGCGGGTGGTGTCACACAACACATTCCGCCCACTGGTGGCGTGTAATGTGCCGTTAGTGCAGGCGGCGGCATTCAGGGTTTGCAGATTATTGCCACCGAAACCGGCTTCGGTAGTCAGAAATAAGGGGGCTACTGAGCCGTCATCCAGCGCGGTTTCCACTTGGGAGAGCGCGGCTTCGCCCAGTACACGCCGTGCGGCGTGGTTGGGGGCTTTGTAGGTGACTTGCGACAAGACAATGCCTTCGGCTTGGCGGGGTTCCCAGCAGAGATTCCAGCTTGCGCCAGACGCAAAGGTTTTGCTGAGTGCTTGCCCGGTGCAGGTGTTGCCGGGGGCAGCAAACACGGGGTTTTGCCATGCGATTAGCAGACTAAGTGTCAGCAGGGGAGTGCGGTATTGCATGGTGGGGTTCCCTTAGAAGCCGATGGTTTGCGTAATCACGCCTGCGGACAGGTTGACGATGGGGCTGACTTCAAACACCACTGAATCGGCGGTGTAGAGCAGCACTTGGGCGCACCGGTGCAAGCCGCATTGTTGGGACGCTGCGTTAAGCTGTTCCGGCAGGCTGGAGGCGTGAAAGACGAAGGCTTTGACCTGTAATTGCTGTGCGGGGTTATTGAGGGGTTGCCCGGTGATGCGTTTGAATTCGGCATCCAATAGGCTGCGCTGCTCATCGTCGGCAAGGATGAGGTCAGAAGCACGTTGCAACTCGTTGGCTGTCAGCGGCAGTTGCAGGTTTTGTTCACGTTTGCGGGAAATCACGCGATTGGTGTCGAGGTCAATCACGTCAATAAGGGTTTCATTGGTGCTGTAGTCATAGGTGTACACATCTGCCCGGCGGGCGGTTTGACCTTTGGCATTGGGGTGACGTTCGACCAGCAGCAATTCCAGCACAGGTGTGGTGCTATTGGTTGTGGCGCTGCGGGTAGTCGGGAGCGGAGCGGCAACATTGGCTTGTTGGGTGGCGCGTGCTATTTCAGCGGGGCTAAGCGGATCAAGGTTGCCTGCATTGGCTGGCAAGTGTGTAAGCGCACAGAGTAGGGTGGCGTAGTGCAGCAAGGTGCGTAGTGACAGAATCTTGGGCATGACTGAAACCGTTATTATGTAAATGTTGGTATCAGTCTAGGAAAGCTAGGGCTGGTCATCTAGTGTGCGGATGCCAGCCTATTTTATTTTTATGATAAACGGTAAAAATTTTATTTTGTCTTGTCGGGCACGGGTTTTTCTGCATTAAAAACCATCAAAATATTGCGCCCGTTATCCAAAAGATGGAGTTGCTCGCGGGTGACAGAATATTTGTTTGCCTTTTCCAACTGGGCGAAAAATTGTTGTTCCACGGCATTTTTGTCATCAAGACAAGCCATTTTGGTTGCGCCTACCGCACTGGTGGTGAAAATGCCATCATTGCTGCTGGTGTAATTCCCGAAAAACTGGTTGCAACCGGAATAGCCATTCATGCGCGTGTCATCAAACTGAATCGTGGGTAATCGGTCAGTGGTGACGGGTTTGCCATCCAAGGTTTTCAAGACCCAGCTAGTATTCGCCAACGTGATACTGGGCGCAGGTTCTTTAGCGTCAAAGCTACAAGCGGAAATGATGCTCAACAGCACCAATACGCCGACGAGTTGTCCTGCCAATGAGGAAAAAAATGCCTTAAGCATGGTTCAGCTCCTAAGTGATGTATTGTTATAGTTATGTAGAGGTTTGAAATGGAAAAAAGTTGCAACTAAATGATGCTCCCGTAAACAAGCATCACGCAAAGCGAACCGACGAGTTGCATAATGAGCTTATTTGAGGAGAAATGTCATGAGCAAGAACCCTGAGGAAATACTGGGGCAACTACTGAAACGTGCAAAAACCCTGCAAATGGCGACCTTGGATGCCGTGGGTGAGCCTTCGATCAGTTATGCGCCATTCGTGCAGGACGACGCGGGTAATTTCTATATTTTCGTGAGTCGGCTATCCAGCCATACGCAGGAAATTCTACAACACCCGCAACTTTCCGTGTTGCTGATTGAGGATGAGCAAGAGGCGCGGCAAATTTTTGCACGTACTCGTGTGACTTACCGCTGTGTGGCGGAGGTCGTGGCGCGGGAAGCGGCGGAATATGCACCGCTATTGGATGCGATGGAGGTGCGGTTTGGGAATGTGGTGGGTTTGCTGCGTGGCTTGGGGGATTTCGTGATGTTTCGGCTGGTTCCACAATCTGGGCGCTTCGTGATGGGTTTTGGGCAGGCGTTTGTGCTGGCGGGGGCTGGCTTGCGTGAGTTGCAGAACATCGGGCCGGGGCAAGCGTGAATATTGATTTGTTTTTGTTCAAAAAACTGGTGTCTAACGCCATTATGCCGCTGTCGTTGTGTGTGTTGCTGCTGCTGATCGGTTTGGTGCTGTTGTGGTTTACGCACCGGCAGAAAACCGGCAAGGTTTTGGTCACGGCGGGTTCGGTATTGTTGCTGGCTGTGAGCTATGGTTGGGGGTTTGCGCCTGCTTTGAAAGCGTTGGAGCATGAATATCCACCCGTGACTGCTGTGGTGGGGGATGCTAAATGGGTCGCGGTGCTGGGTGGCGGTACATTTTCTGATGCGGCAATTCCGCTCCATGCGCGTTTGAGTGAGGCATCGTTAGGGCGTTTGGTGGAGGGCATTCGTTTGTATCGGCAACTGCCGGGGGCGACATTATTGGTTTCCGGCGGGCGCGTGTTTGGCTCTGGTTCGGATGCGGAATCCATGCGTGAAATGGCTGTGTCACTGGGGGTGAATCCGGCGGATATTCGGGTGGATGAGGAGTCGCCGGATACTGAAACCCAAGCAGTCATTATTCGGCAAATGGTGGGTGATGACACAGTGCTGCTCGTAACATCAGCTTCGCATATGCCGCGTGCAGTGGGTTTGTTCAGGTTGGCGGGGGTGAATGTCGTGCCTGCGCCAGCCCATTATCTCGCGCAAACGAATGCAGGGTGGCAACCGGCTGATCTATTCCCTGATAGTGATAATGTGCTGATGGCGCGACGGGTGGCGTATGAGTACATGGGGATTGTGTGGGCGAAGTTGCGGGGGCTGTTGTAAAGATGAAGTACTCGTTTCACCCCATCGCCACCATCACCTCCCCCTACAAAGAAAAATTCGGTATCCCCCGCCAACCCGGTTTGGTCACAGCCGCTCGTTCCACCCTCACGCTCTTGCCCCCGTACAACCTGCCCGAAACGGTGCGCGGACTCGAAGGTTTTTCCCACGTCTGGTTAATCTTCGTCTTCCACGGTACGCAAGCGCAAGGCTGGAAACCCACGGTGCGCCCGCCGCGTCTCGGCGGTAATGCACGGCTGGGTGTATTCGCCACCCGTTCCACGTTTCGCCCCAACCCGATTGGTCTTACGGTGGCTGAGTTATGCGGGATTCAGGTCTCAGGGAGTAACATCACCCTGGAACTCGCCGGGG
The window above is part of the Thiothrix winogradskyi genome. Proteins encoded here:
- a CDS encoding cytochrome-c peroxidase produces the protein MKYLACLLLLTALLGMSGSHNTNRQWTAAELAKLQSLTLANLPPVTDPSNRFAQHPQALALGRDLFFDRRLSRNGKIACATCHQPNKAFSDGKPVAVALATGTRNTPALLGVAHQDWFFWDGRKDSLWSQALEPLENPAEHGLTRTELVHFLLADAHYQPQYQALLGNIATADTLQQPPTAASPQGDLAQLQAWKQMPQAQREQIDAVFAATGKFLATYVSSLNLAPNKLDTLTQHPAALTPSESAGAKLFIGKAQCILCHSGALLSNQTFQNIGTGIPGKDSGRAAVLDTLRTDRFNCQGKHSDAPVETCTELQFLTRSRHAVSGAFKVPSLRNVAQTAPYFHDGRFATLEQVIDYYTQAAQPNTKDGNDLPLIQLDATEIQQLVAFLNVL
- a CDS encoding YfhL family 4Fe-4S dicluster ferredoxin, whose amino-acid sequence is MALMITDECINCDVCEPECPNNAISAGDEIYVIDPKRCTECVGHYDEPQCVSVCPVDCIPLDPDHKESKEQLQLKYQALMAES
- a CDS encoding HugZ family protein, translated to MSKNPEEILGQLLKRAKTLQMATLDAVGEPSISYAPFVQDDAGNFYIFVSRLSSHTQEILQHPQLSVLLIEDEQEARQIFARTRVTYRCVAEVVAREAAEYAPLLDAMEVRFGNVVGLLRGLGDFVMFRLVPQSGRFVMGFGQAFVLAGAGLRELQNIGPGQA
- a CDS encoding zinc ABC transporter substrate-binding protein; this translates as MLRILTILLLLCLPVLQSCQVEPPAKPVIVSTIKPIHALVYAIAGGENSPLEIRQLLPDGASPHHYALKPSDMRTLETARVVFRIGSGLETFLDKPLATAIPTRAVITFADTTGIQALGSRHQHGDDHAGHAANSADLHLWLNPVNAIAMSREIARALSAADSAHQADYLANAQQLIAQIEATDARIRQQLAPLSQQPYLSFHDAWQHFDTHYGLNFAGAVTLDISRLPGARHVQDIRKIIEEKRAVCLFQEPQFSPAMVKTLVEGSNIRLGELDPLGMELTLDKDTYPTLLQTAADSFQQCLGGKAAQ
- the lysA gene encoding diaminopimelate decarboxylase — translated: MDHFEYRNGQLHAENVAVADIARAHGTPCYVYSRATLERHWHAFKDAFGAQPHLVCYAVKANSNLAILNLFARLGSGFDIVSGGELERVLRAGGDPGKVVFSGLGKKVPEIRKALEVGIRCFNIESEAELDRINAVAGEMGKVASISLRVNPDVDAQTHPYISTGLKENKFGIEIGRAEAVYVKAAAMPHLNVVGIDCHIGSQLLTLTPFMDALQRLLALAERLQTQGIKIHHLDIGGGLGVRYQEGQAAPSPADYMAQLFTDERLRQYEIFVEPGRAIAANAGILVTEVEFLKMSEYKNFAIVDAAMNDLIRPALYSAWQEIIPVVPREGETATYDIVGPVCETSDFLGKERDLNIQPGDFLAVRSSGAYGFTMSSNYNTRPRAVEVMVDGDTVHVVRQRETLDDLLRGEQVLP
- a CDS encoding iron chelate uptake ABC transporter family permease subunit; amino-acid sequence: MDDFITRALLAGLAVVLMSGLLGVFLLWRRMAYFGDTLSHSALLGVALGLMTGMSLNLWVIAVCVVVALLMLYVQHNPALGSDTLLSIIGHSALALGTVALTFLPNVRVDLMAYLFGDILAVTHSDIVLTWSLALVVVGVMVWIWRPLLSLSVHAELAQVEGVKVWRISAVYMLLIALMVAVAMKVVGVLLLTALLIIPAATARRLARTPEQMALFAVVVGVCALLAGMGLSLQLDTPTGPSIVVSASILFLLVQLMPQRGA
- a CDS encoding ElyC/SanA/YdcF family protein — its product is MNIDLFLFKKLVSNAIMPLSLCVLLLLIGLVLLWFTHRQKTGKVLVTAGSVLLLAVSYGWGFAPALKALEHEYPPVTAVVGDAKWVAVLGGGTFSDAAIPLHARLSEASLGRLVEGIRLYRQLPGATLLVSGGRVFGSGSDAESMREMAVSLGVNPADIRVDEESPDTETQAVIIRQMVGDDTVLLVTSASHMPRAVGLFRLAGVNVVPAPAHYLAQTNAGWQPADLFPDSDNVLMARRVAYEYMGIVWAKLRGLL
- the znuC gene encoding zinc ABC transporter ATP-binding protein ZnuC, with product MSTTQTVLAKLSHIGLNFGQRVILHDVSLEVYPESVLTLIGPNGAGKSTVLKILLGLQAPERGTVWRMPGLRVGYVPQKFHLDRLLPLTVARFIGLNLPRHNAAAVRESAVEVGVEDLLPQAVQSLSGGELQRVLLARALLNKPQLLVLDEPGQGVDVTGLSDLYQLINRLKLVHGYGVLMVSHDLHLVMAATDQVLCLNQHICCSGQPEAVSRHPEYLRLFGDLRPAGLAVYTHHHDHQHDMHGCIVPLPAAQQEHKHG
- the coaD gene encoding pantetheine-phosphate adenylyltransferase, whose amino-acid sequence is MEITAVYPGTFDPITKGHLDLIKRASKLCARVVVGVASNPKKKPLFSLEERVAMIQHELVEQHLDTQVTVRGFEGLLVDFAREQNARVLIRGMRAVSDFEFEFQLASMNRSLAPDVESVFLMPGESFSFISSTLVKEVAILNGDVSRFVAPHVLAELKHKIVQIRSERGLN
- a CDS encoding META domain-containing protein — protein: MLKAFFSSLAGQLVGVLVLLSIISACSFDAKEPAPSITLANTSWVLKTLDGKPVTTDRLPTIQFDDTRMNGYSGCNQFFGNYTSSNDGIFTTSAVGATKMACLDDKNAVEQQFFAQLEKANKYSVTREQLHLLDNGRNILMVFNAEKPVPDKTK